Below is a window of Virgibacillus sp. NKC19-3 DNA.
CACTTGTATATCGCAATTGGCTTGGTCTTAATAGAGGGGATTTAACATCTGTATTCACAAAAGGCGGAAAAGAAGTGACACGTACACTGAACTCTGACCGCACTTACATAGGTCCGGACGGCGAAGAAGTTATACTATCCGGCCGAGTGCTTATGTTTATACGTAATGTTGGTCACTTAATGACAAACAATGCGATTCTGGATGAAAACGGCGAAGAAGTTCATGAGGGTATTATGGACGGTGTCTTTACAAGCCTGATGGCGAAACATAGTCTTCTCGGAAATGGTCCATTGCAAAATTCGAAGGAAGGCTCTGTTTATATTGTTAAACCGAAAATGCATGGGTCAAAAGAAGCTGCTTTCGCGAATGAATTATTTAATCGTGTAGAAGATATGCTTGATATGAAACGTTATACACTTAAAATAGGTTTAATGGATGAAGAACGACGTACGAGTTTAAATTTGAAAAATAGTATCAAAGAAGTAAAAGAGAGAATTGTTTTCATTAATACAGGCTTCTTAGACCGAACAGGTGACGAAATTCATACCTCAATGGAAGCAGGTCCAATGATTCGCAAAGGCGAGATGAAATCCTCTATTTGGCTGAATGGCTATGAGAAAAATAATGTACGCGTCGGCTTAGATACAGGTTTAAAAGGAAAAGCGCAAATAGGTAAAGGAATGTGGGCCATGCCAGATTTGATGGACGCCATGCTTAAGCAAAAAGGAAGTCATTTACAAGCAGGTGGGAACACCGCCTGGGTTCCATCACCAACAGCAGCAACACTGCATGCGCTTCACTACCATGAAATTGATGTAAGAAAAGTCCAAGAGGAGCTAGCAAAAGAAGTGAAAGATTATCGCGATGAGATTTTGCAAATTCCAGTTGCAGGAAATATAAACTGGTCAGCTGAAGCAATACAGGAGGAACTTGATAACAGTACACAAACATTGCTTGGTTATGTAGTCCGTTGGGTTGAGCAAGGTGTCGGCTGTTCTAAAGTTCCTGATATTAACAATGTTGCGCTTATGGAAGACCGAGCAACATTACGCATTTCTAGTCAAATGATAGCGAATTGGTTGTACCATGGTATTTGTACAGAGAAGCAAATATTAAATACGCTGAAGCGAATGGCTAAAATTGTTGATGAGCAAAATGCAGGAGATCCATTTTATCGTCCAATGGCTCCTGAATTTGATGACTCGATTGCATTCCAAGCAGCTTGTGATCTTGTATTTAAGGGGAGAGAGCAGCCAAGTGGTTACACGGAGCCAATTCTGCACCGTCGCCGTCTCGAAGTAAAAGAAAGAGATTATGCTGTAAAATCGAGATAGAAGAGTAGTATAGTAGGATAGTTTCCCATTGTAAGGGCGGTAGAAGACTGTTGTGCTTAGAAGGCATTTTAGTCTGATACTGCTCTATACATCTATGTAAATATTTCTGATTTTTTAAAACAGTGTGTTGACTTTGGTGTAGGACAGTGATTTAATATAATAAATAAACACCATAAAGAGTTATGGTAACGAATCAATGAAACCGATTTCAAAAGTGGCGTTGTGGGGTTTATATTTTAGTATTATAGTCATTTATATGAGTTATACGGTTTCTCAAGCAATGACAAATGGGGGGGGTGTTAATATGGCTTCTTCGGATCTAATAGAGGTTTTGCCAAAAATACAAATGAAGCAAAACCATGAAGAACGTCATCCACTTGGCAATGGCGGTATGCAAATGATGGAGGCACATTCCGAAGCAGACATTTCAAAAGTTCTTGGATACGCGAATAAATATGATAAAACGGTCAACATTGTTTCAGGTGGAACAAAGCGAGGATATGGCGGGGTGATTGAACAAGCAGATATTCTATTGTCGCTTGCCGAATACAAAGGGATTATAGATCATTCAGTTGGAGATCTGACATTAACGGTGAGACCTGGAACGACGTTAAAAGAAATTACAGATGAAATAGGCAAAAAAGGGCAACATGTGGCACTTGACACTCCTTGGCCTGAAATGGCAACGATCGGAGGAATTATTGCAGCGAATGACAGTGGAGCGAAACGGCTGCTCTATGGATCTGCTAGAGATTTGGTTATCGGTACGCGAATCGTGTATGCAGACGGAAAAGTTATCCGTACAGGCGGTAAAGTTGTGAAAAACGTTGCGGGTTATGACATGAATAAACTTTTTATTGGGTCAATGGGAACGCTTGGCGTCATTAGCGAAATCACGATTAAATTGCGTCCGCTCCCAAAATATGAGGGGTTGTTTCTTCTGCATTTCCCTAAAGGTAATGAACAAGCGATTCGTGAATTTTCTGTGCTTATACTCGATTCAATGATGGAACCAGTATCACTTGAAATTTTAACCCCTTTTGTTGCTAAAAAGATGACTGGCGAAGATCATTATACACTTGCCATTGCATTTGAAGATCGGGAAAATGCCGTTCTCGACCAGGAGGATTGGGTAGAGAGGCATGTGCCAAAAGGTATTAAGCATTTTGTGTTACATGCGGAAGAGGCAAGGCACTGGTGGGAGAGATTCAGACATATCGGACCCAATGGATACAATGACGAAAAAGGTGAAGCTAAAACGCAAGCAGCATTGAAAATTGGCAGCAATAATTTAGATGTTCTCCTTATTCTGAAAGCAGCTGACAGACTTGCTGAGGAATATCATGTTTCAGTTGAAGCCCATGGTGGCCTTGGCCATGGCATTTCGAGAGTATATGTCAAAGGGTTCCCTGAAGCTATTGTTTCTTATATAAAGGCATTGAGAGCAAAAGTAGAAGAAAAACAAGGCTATGTTGTGTGTACACATCTGCCATTTATCCTAAGAGAAACGATTAGTGTTTGGGGAGAAAGACCGAACTACTTTGCTTTATTAGAAGGCATTAAACGGACGAACGATCCAAAGCGAATCTTAAACCGCCAACGTTTTGTAGGAGGTATATAACATGAGTGAGGATGAAAATAGCTTAACAAAATTATTAAATAAAGAAACATCCGATCTTCCTTGTCATA
It encodes the following:
- a CDS encoding malate synthase G, with translation MVDYVKVGNLQVAKELYDFVNMEALPDTGLDSEKFWTDLGKLVADLTPKNKALLVEREEIQNQIDAWHKENKVFDFDSYKVFLERIGYLEPRVDDFNITTEDVDDVITRQAGPQLVVPVDNSRYAINAANARWGSLYDALYGTDAVSEEGGAEKKDSYNPVRGEKVIAFAKHFLDEHAPLNFSSHTEATKYTIVKGKLEVTLKNGETTGLKDDSKFVGYQGQPQEPGAVLLKNNGLHFEIQIDPNHSIGKTDEAGVKDIYLESATSSIMDCEDSVAAVDAEDKTLVYRNWLGLNRGDLTSVFTKGGKEVTRTLNSDRTYIGPDGEEVILSGRVLMFIRNVGHLMTNNAILDENGEEVHEGIMDGVFTSLMAKHSLLGNGPLQNSKEGSVYIVKPKMHGSKEAAFANELFNRVEDMLDMKRYTLKIGLMDEERRTSLNLKNSIKEVKERIVFINTGFLDRTGDEIHTSMEAGPMIRKGEMKSSIWLNGYEKNNVRVGLDTGLKGKAQIGKGMWAMPDLMDAMLKQKGSHLQAGGNTAWVPSPTAATLHALHYHEIDVRKVQEELAKEVKDYRDEILQIPVAGNINWSAEAIQEELDNSTQTLLGYVVRWVEQGVGCSKVPDINNVALMEDRATLRISSQMIANWLYHGICTEKQILNTLKRMAKIVDEQNAGDPFYRPMAPEFDDSIAFQAACDLVFKGREQPSGYTEPILHRRRLEVKERDYAVKSR
- a CDS encoding FAD-binding oxidoreductase, with amino-acid sequence MASSDLIEVLPKIQMKQNHEERHPLGNGGMQMMEAHSEADISKVLGYANKYDKTVNIVSGGTKRGYGGVIEQADILLSLAEYKGIIDHSVGDLTLTVRPGTTLKEITDEIGKKGQHVALDTPWPEMATIGGIIAANDSGAKRLLYGSARDLVIGTRIVYADGKVIRTGGKVVKNVAGYDMNKLFIGSMGTLGVISEITIKLRPLPKYEGLFLLHFPKGNEQAIREFSVLILDSMMEPVSLEILTPFVAKKMTGEDHYTLAIAFEDRENAVLDQEDWVERHVPKGIKHFVLHAEEARHWWERFRHIGPNGYNDEKGEAKTQAALKIGSNNLDVLLILKAADRLAEEYHVSVEAHGGLGHGISRVYVKGFPEAIVSYIKALRAKVEEKQGYVVCTHLPFILRETISVWGERPNYFALLEGIKRTNDPKRILNRQRFVGGI